One genomic window of Desulfatibacillum aliphaticivorans DSM 15576 includes the following:
- a CDS encoding SurA N-terminal domain-containing protein — MLSMMREHATSWIIKILLGIIVLVFVFSFGYSSFQNRGNRLAVVNGETISRNTFERMYKNVYDYNREKFGDSFDYDLLRQNVFDDLVDNVLLLQHARDLGMQVTEDELVQDIAQTQVFQTSSGQFDPKRYEYILSRSGVTSKDYEAEKARNMLSTKIRSYLMAMAQVSDEEARQWYNWDAKQVSMKYVLFEPSTFTDVVATEDQIQAYYDAHSADYETLPMAKVSYLYFNPKDFLKEVSIPQEEIELFYDDNLDSYYEDQQVHARHILISLAKDAPEEKVAEALKKAQEIEAKAKAGEDFAELAKEFSDGPTAKNGGDLGSFPRGRMVKPFEDAAFALNAGEISDPVRTDFGFHIIKVEEIKEARTKELSEVEDSIRSKLAADVALDEAYNAAEAAFDNLLSDMDMAKAAADAGVELKTTDYFTEQGPAGVANPQEMADEVFDMYKDSFSDVLQFDDGFYIIWMLDKKPAIIPELEEVKAKVAADVKKEVMAQAAIDKAAEFLEEVKGGKSMEDAAAAYNVTVKNTGFFKRGGYIPDLGDEPAVASAAFLADAANPYPDAPVEGVKGVFVTCVLEEKYPEADGFADQKESIKQRLLWGKRSRVLEDTLDVLRERGEVKQVIPVI; from the coding sequence ATGCTTAGCATGATGCGTGAGCACGCAACGTCTTGGATTATCAAAATTCTATTGGGAATCATCGTTTTGGTGTTTGTATTTTCGTTTGGATACAGTTCTTTTCAGAACCGGGGGAATCGTTTGGCGGTGGTTAACGGAGAGACGATTTCCCGCAACACATTTGAGCGGATGTACAAAAACGTCTATGATTACAACCGCGAAAAGTTCGGCGACTCATTTGACTACGATCTTCTGCGGCAAAACGTCTTTGACGACCTGGTGGATAATGTGCTGCTTCTCCAGCATGCCAGGGACTTGGGCATGCAGGTCACGGAAGATGAGCTGGTGCAGGACATTGCGCAAACTCAGGTCTTCCAGACCAGCAGCGGCCAGTTTGACCCGAAGCGGTATGAATATATTCTTTCCAGATCAGGCGTTACCAGCAAGGACTATGAAGCCGAAAAAGCGCGGAACATGCTTTCCACCAAAATCCGCTCCTATTTGATGGCCATGGCTCAGGTTTCCGACGAAGAAGCCAGGCAGTGGTACAATTGGGACGCCAAGCAAGTCAGCATGAAATACGTGCTGTTCGAGCCTTCCACGTTTACGGACGTGGTGGCGACCGAAGACCAGATCCAGGCGTATTATGACGCTCACAGCGCGGATTACGAAACCCTTCCCATGGCCAAGGTTTCCTACCTGTATTTTAATCCCAAGGATTTTCTGAAAGAGGTAAGCATCCCTCAGGAAGAGATAGAACTCTTTTACGACGATAACCTGGACAGCTATTACGAAGACCAACAGGTGCATGCGCGTCACATCCTTATTTCTTTAGCCAAGGACGCTCCGGAGGAAAAAGTGGCGGAAGCCCTGAAAAAGGCCCAGGAAATAGAAGCCAAGGCCAAGGCCGGCGAGGATTTCGCGGAATTGGCCAAGGAGTTCTCAGACGGCCCCACCGCGAAAAACGGGGGCGACCTGGGCTCCTTCCCCCGCGGCAGGATGGTCAAGCCTTTTGAGGACGCGGCCTTCGCCTTGAACGCCGGGGAAATCAGCGATCCTGTGCGTACGGATTTCGGCTTCCATATCATTAAGGTGGAGGAGATTAAGGAAGCCAGAACCAAGGAGCTGAGCGAGGTGGAGGACTCCATTCGCAGCAAGCTGGCTGCAGACGTGGCTTTGGACGAGGCTTACAATGCGGCGGAGGCGGCCTTCGACAATTTGTTGTCTGATATGGATATGGCCAAGGCAGCGGCGGACGCGGGCGTGGAACTGAAGACCACGGACTATTTCACCGAGCAAGGCCCTGCAGGTGTAGCCAATCCGCAGGAAATGGCGGATGAAGTTTTTGACATGTATAAGGACTCTTTTTCCGACGTGCTGCAATTTGACGACGGCTTCTACATCATTTGGATGCTGGACAAGAAGCCGGCGATCATTCCTGAGCTGGAAGAGGTGAAAGCCAAGGTGGCGGCCGACGTCAAAAAAGAGGTTATGGCTCAGGCGGCCATCGACAAAGCCGCTGAATTTCTGGAAGAGGTCAAGGGCGGCAAGAGCATGGAAGATGCGGCTGCAGCCTATAACGTAACGGTCAAGAACACCGGCTTTTTCAAGCGGGGCGGTTATATTCCCGACCTAGGCGATGAGCCCGCCGTTGCATCGGCTGCATTCCTGGCCGACGCCGCCAACCCCTACCCGGACGCTCCCGTGGAAGGCGTCAAAGGCGTGTTCGTCACTTGCGTGCTGGAGGAGAAATATCCCGAAGCGGACGGTTTCGCCGATCAGAAAGAGAGCATCAAGCAGCGGCTCCTTTGGGGCAAGAGGTCAAGGGTTCTGGAAGACACGCTGGACGTTCTAAGAGAACGCGGTGAGGTCAAACAGGTCATCCCTGTTATTTGA
- a CDS encoding aconitate hydratase: MNLFEKILSHHGIDPIPEPGTPIRLPIDQTLTQDATGTMACLQFEALGIDKVKADLSVSYVDHNTLQSGFYNFDDHRFLRTIAAKYGMVFSEPGNGICHQLNLERFGVPGRTLLGSDSHTPTGGGIGMVAIGAGGLDVAMAMAGEPFTLPMPEVVSVHLTGQLPAWVAAKDVILEVLRRETVKGGVGKVYEYTGPGAATLSVTERATITNMGAELGATTSLFSSDDNTLAFLRAQGREDVWTRLEPDADAKYSRVIEIDLSKLVPLAACPHMPDLVKEVRELEGTQVDQVVIGSCTNSSYKDLATVAAMVRGKRIPPEVSLVIAPGSRQVLTMLADSGEFTDLIKAGARIMECACGPCIGMGQAPPSGGVTVRTMNRNFKGRCGTKDAGAYLVSPETAAATALAGKFADPRDLGDAPRISLPEIYPTQEAGIVYPPEDGSDVEILRGPNIKPLPLGKAVGRKVSGEVLLKLPDNITTDDIMPAGTHILSFRSNIPEISKYVFSLVDEGFSARAKEKQGGFIVAGENYGQGSSREHAALAPMHLGIRGVIAASFARIHRANLINFGILPLIFADPKALDDVSQGDVLTLENALENILEKDSFDLKNAATGKTIPVRIDLNPFERQVLSAGGKLNWYRAQQN; encoded by the coding sequence ATGAACCTATTTGAAAAAATTCTGTCCCATCACGGGATAGATCCCATACCCGAGCCCGGAACCCCCATCCGGTTGCCCATTGACCAGACCCTTACCCAGGACGCCACCGGCACCATGGCCTGCCTCCAGTTCGAGGCTCTGGGAATCGACAAGGTCAAGGCGGACCTTTCGGTCAGTTACGTGGATCACAACACGCTGCAGTCGGGATTTTATAATTTTGACGATCACCGTTTTCTCAGGACCATAGCCGCCAAGTACGGCATGGTCTTTTCCGAGCCTGGCAACGGCATTTGCCATCAATTGAACTTGGAGCGCTTCGGCGTTCCCGGCCGCACGCTGTTGGGGTCCGACAGCCACACGCCCACGGGCGGCGGCATCGGCATGGTCGCCATTGGCGCCGGCGGCCTGGACGTGGCCATGGCCATGGCTGGGGAGCCATTTACGCTGCCCATGCCCGAAGTTGTGTCCGTGCATCTTACCGGCCAGTTGCCCGCTTGGGTGGCAGCCAAAGACGTGATCCTGGAGGTTTTGCGCCGGGAGACGGTCAAGGGCGGCGTGGGCAAGGTGTATGAATACACCGGACCGGGCGCGGCCACGTTGTCCGTCACGGAAAGGGCGACCATCACCAATATGGGCGCGGAGCTTGGCGCGACAACCTCCCTGTTTTCCAGCGACGACAACACCCTGGCCTTTTTAAGGGCCCAGGGCCGGGAGGACGTTTGGACCCGCTTGGAGCCCGATGCGGACGCCAAGTACTCCAGGGTGATAGAGATTGATCTTTCCAAACTCGTTCCCCTGGCCGCATGTCCCCATATGCCCGACCTTGTGAAAGAGGTTCGGGAATTGGAGGGAACCCAGGTGGATCAGGTGGTCATCGGCTCCTGCACCAACTCCTCTTATAAGGATCTGGCCACGGTGGCGGCCATGGTGAGAGGGAAAAGGATTCCGCCGGAAGTCAGCCTGGTGATTGCCCCCGGCTCCAGGCAGGTTTTGACCATGCTGGCCGACAGCGGAGAGTTTACGGACCTGATCAAGGCTGGCGCCCGGATTATGGAATGCGCATGCGGCCCCTGCATCGGCATGGGGCAGGCGCCTCCCAGCGGAGGCGTTACGGTCCGGACCATGAACCGCAACTTCAAAGGCCGGTGCGGCACCAAGGACGCCGGCGCCTATCTGGTGAGCCCGGAGACGGCGGCGGCCACGGCCTTGGCCGGCAAGTTCGCCGACCCCAGGGATTTGGGCGACGCCCCGCGAATCAGCCTGCCGGAAATCTACCCCACCCAGGAGGCTGGAATCGTTTATCCGCCGGAAGACGGAAGCGACGTGGAAATTCTCCGGGGACCCAACATCAAGCCGCTGCCTTTGGGCAAGGCCGTGGGCCGGAAGGTTTCGGGCGAGGTGCTGCTTAAGCTGCCCGATAACATCACCACGGACGACATCATGCCCGCCGGCACGCATATTTTGAGCTTCCGCAGCAACATTCCGGAAATTTCCAAGTATGTGTTTTCCTTGGTGGACGAAGGTTTTTCGGCCCGGGCCAAGGAAAAGCAGGGCGGATTTATCGTGGCCGGAGAAAACTATGGGCAGGGCTCCAGCCGGGAGCATGCCGCGCTTGCGCCCATGCACCTTGGAATTCGGGGCGTGATCGCCGCGTCCTTCGCACGCATTCATAGGGCGAACCTGATTAATTTCGGCATATTGCCCCTTATTTTTGCAGATCCCAAGGCCTTGGATGACGTGAGCCAGGGAGATGTTTTAACCCTGGAAAACGCTTTGGAAAATATTCTCGAAAAAGATAGCTTTGACCTGAAAAACGCCGCGACCGGCAAGACCATTCCCGTAAGAATCGACCTCAATCCATTTGAGCGGCAGGTTCTTTCCGCCGGGGGGAAACTCAATTGGTACAGAGCTCAGCAAAATTAG
- a CDS encoding DMT family transporter — translation MTRQQQAYAYAFGAVLIWSTVASAFKISLRHLSPIQLLLWADIFSIICLFSVLLVQKKLPLLTTLPRPALRRGLALGILNPFLYYVILFAAYDLLPAQEAQPLNYTWAITLTVFSWPLLGQRLGLREAVAIGVSYAGVVLISTHGAPFALSFSSGPGVALALGSTIIWALFWIFNAKDETDPVISLFLNFSAGFPFILIACLLFSSPWPGAWQGLAGAAYVGVFEMGITFVFWLKALRLTSSAAKVSTLIFFSPFLSLVFIHFLVGEEILLSTIVGLGFIIAGNALQQTGKGAD, via the coding sequence ATGACACGGCAGCAGCAGGCATATGCATACGCTTTTGGGGCGGTTTTGATCTGGTCCACGGTGGCGTCGGCGTTTAAGATATCCCTCCGGCATTTAAGCCCGATCCAGCTTTTGTTGTGGGCGGATATTTTTTCGATCATCTGTCTGTTTTCCGTTTTGCTGGTTCAGAAGAAGCTGCCGTTGCTCACGACCCTGCCTCGCCCCGCCCTCAGGCGCGGTTTGGCCCTTGGAATATTGAACCCCTTCCTTTATTATGTAATTTTGTTCGCGGCCTACGACCTGCTGCCCGCCCAGGAGGCTCAGCCCCTCAACTACACCTGGGCCATCACCCTCACCGTATTTTCCTGGCCCTTGCTGGGCCAGCGCCTTGGGCTTCGGGAGGCCGTCGCAATCGGCGTCAGCTACGCCGGCGTGGTGCTTATATCCACCCACGGCGCCCCTTTCGCCCTTTCCTTTTCCAGCGGGCCGGGCGTGGCCCTGGCCTTAGGCAGCACCATCATCTGGGCTTTGTTTTGGATTTTTAACGCCAAGGACGAGACCGACCCGGTCATCAGCCTGTTTTTGAACTTTTCAGCCGGCTTTCCCTTTATTTTGATCGCATGCCTCCTGTTTTCATCCCCCTGGCCCGGAGCCTGGCAGGGCTTGGCGGGTGCGGCCTACGTGGGCGTGTTTGAAATGGGAATCACCTTTGTTTTCTGGCTGAAAGCCTTGCGCCTGACTTCCAGCGCGGCCAAGGTGTCCACCTTGATATTTTTCTCGCCTTTTTTGTCCCTGGTTTTCATCCATTTTCTCGTGGGGGAGGAGATTTTGCTCTCCACCATCGTCGGCCTGGGATTCATAATAGCAGGCAATGCTCTTCAGCAGACCGGTAAAGGCGCCGATTAA